One genomic segment of Sebastes fasciatus isolate fSebFas1 chromosome 17, fSebFas1.pri, whole genome shotgun sequence includes these proteins:
- the tmem42b gene encoding transmembrane protein 42 translates to MFPGVFYALLAGFLGAVASSSAKLSLGADYLKGVCETGLRTWGEQRKFRQADETTACDRLHIPLRLLCGGLLFTCNAVMWTFLAKALRYSSSSTQTTVTTTASNFISSAFLGQLIFGEAQIMLWWVGISLTFSGLLVLQRVSPQEGQHDTGAKDE, encoded by the exons ATGTTCCCGGGAGTTTTCTATGCACTGCTGGCGGGTTTCCTCGGAGCCGTGGCTTCCTCTTCGGCCAAACTGTCCCTCGGAGCCGACTACCTGAAGGGAGTCTGTGAAACCGGACTCCGGACGTGGGGAGAGCAGAGGAAATTCAGACAAGCGGACGAAACTACAGCCTGCGACCGG CTCCATATCCCTCTGAGGCTGCTCTGTGGCGGGCTGCTTTTCACCTGCAATGCTGTGATGTGGACCTTCCTTGCCAAAGCGCTCAggtactcctcttcctccacccaaACCACTGTGACCACCACCGCCTCCAACTTCATATCTTCC GCTTTTCTGGGCCAGCTGATCTTTGGCGAAGCCCAGATAATGTTGTGGTGGGTTGGGATCTCCCTGACCTTCTCCGGTCTGTTGGTACTGCAGAGGGTTTCACCGCAGGAAGGGCAACATGACACGGGCGCCAAGGACGAATAA